A single genomic interval of Flavihumibacter rivuli harbors:
- a CDS encoding L-threonylcarbamoyladenylate synthase, translating to MAMNIGKDVKLAAQNLRKGELVGIPTETVYGLAGNALSEDAVLKIYAAKNRPQFNPLILHIAHIDQLNKLGLSLPFKAMELAARFSPGPITFLVPKSEKIPDIVTAGTPAVAIRIPDHPLTLELLREIDFPLAAPSANPSGYVSPTTALHVFEQLGDMVSYILDGGECRVGLESTIISFLGEEPELLRYGGAPLEAIEAVIGPVKLPEKGYSDNPVAPGMLARHYATAHPLLLGNMNSLLEQHQGKRLATISFREEAKGIPATHQFILSPSGSLEEAAKRLFAAMRMADSMDIDLIIAERFPEQGLGKAINDRLNRASTPA from the coding sequence ATGGCAATGAACATAGGCAAGGATGTAAAGCTGGCGGCACAGAATCTCCGCAAAGGGGAATTGGTAGGCATCCCTACAGAAACAGTATATGGCCTGGCAGGCAATGCCCTGTCGGAAGATGCCGTCCTGAAGATCTATGCCGCCAAGAACAGGCCCCAATTCAATCCGTTGATCCTGCATATTGCCCATATCGACCAGTTGAACAAACTGGGGCTCAGCCTGCCTTTCAAGGCCATGGAACTGGCGGCCCGATTTAGTCCCGGCCCCATCACCTTCCTGGTCCCTAAATCGGAAAAGATACCGGATATCGTTACCGCCGGAACCCCGGCAGTGGCCATCAGGATACCCGACCACCCCTTGACCCTGGAATTGCTGAGGGAGATCGATTTCCCCCTGGCGGCCCCCAGTGCCAATCCTTCCGGATATGTCAGCCCAACCACTGCGCTTCATGTGTTTGAGCAGCTGGGCGACATGGTCAGCTATATCCTGGATGGTGGTGAGTGCAGGGTGGGACTGGAATCCACCATTATTTCCTTCCTGGGCGAAGAGCCGGAACTGCTGCGCTATGGAGGCGCTCCCCTGGAAGCCATTGAAGCAGTGATCGGCCCCGTTAAATTACCGGAGAAAGGTTATAGTGATAACCCAGTGGCGCCAGGCATGCTGGCCAGGCATTATGCAACCGCACATCCCCTATTGCTTGGCAACATGAACAGCTTGTTGGAGCAGCACCAGGGCAAAAGATTGGCGACGATCAGTTTCCGGGAGGAGGCGAAAGGCATACCTGCCACCCACCAGTTCATACTCTCCCCTTCAGGGAGCTTGGAAGAAGCCGCCAAGCGTTTGTTCGCAGCCATGAGGATGGCCGACAGCATGGATATTGACCTGATCATTGCAGAACGATTCCCGGAGCAGGGACTGGGCAAGGCCATCAACGACAGGCTGAACCGGGCCTCAACACCGGCATAA